In Pseudomonas sp. GCEP-101, one DNA window encodes the following:
- a CDS encoding multidrug efflux RND transporter permease subunit, translated as MFTDPFIRRPVLATVVSLLIVLLGMQAFSKLVIREYPQMENALITVTTFYAGANAETIQGYITQPLQQSLASAEGIDYMTSVSRQNYSVISIYAHIGANTDRLVTELLSKIGEVKTQLPPDAEDPVLDKEAADASALMYISFFSEQMNNPQITDYLSRVIQPKLATLPGIAEAEILGNQVFAMRLWLDPVKMAAYGVTAGDVADAVRQYNFLSAAGEVKGELVVTSVNASTDLKSPEAFAAIPLKTAGDRRVLMGDVARIELGAASYDAVSSFNGIPSVYIGIKGTPSSNPLDVIKEVRAKMPELEEQLPPGLQVSIAYDATRFIQASIDEVVKTLGEAILIVIVVVFLFLGALRSVIIPVVTIPLSMIGVLFFMQMMGYSINLLTLLAMVLAIGLVVDDAIVVVENIHRHIEEGKSPFQGAIEGAREIAVPVVTMTITLAAVYAPIGFLSGLTGALFKEFAFTLAGAVIISGIVALTLSPMMCSRLLRHDENPSGLAHRLDLIFEGLKVRYQRLLHGTLNSRPVVVVFAVLVLAIIPLLMMFTHKELAPEEDQGIVFLMANAPQTANLDYLSKYTAEFEGIFRQFPEYYSAFQINGYNGVQTGIGGMLLKPWDERERSQMELLQAVQGELDKIPGLQIFGFNLPSLPGTGEGLPFQFVINTASDYQSLLQVAERVKKRAEESGKFAFLDLDLAFDKPELVVDIDRAKAAQMGVSMQDLGVALGALLGEGEINRFTIDGRSYKVIAQVERAYRDNPGWLNNYYVKSQSGQLISLSTLVTFHERARPRQLNQFQQLNSAIISGVPMVSMGEAIDTVRGIAEQESPRGFSFDYAGASRQFVQEGSALMITFALALAVIFLVLAAQFESFRDPLVIMVTVPLSICGALIPLFLGLSSLNIYTQVGLVTLIGLISKHGILIVEFANQLRHERGLSVREAVEEAAAIRLRPVLMTTAAMVLGVIPLLLATGAGAVSRFDIGIVIATGMSVGTLFTLFVLPCVYTLLAKPDKRPAEAPAPATAH; from the coding sequence ATGTTTACCGATCCCTTTATTCGTCGCCCCGTGCTGGCGACCGTGGTCAGCCTGCTGATCGTCCTGCTCGGCATGCAGGCCTTCAGCAAGCTGGTGATCCGCGAATATCCGCAGATGGAAAACGCGCTGATCACCGTCACCACCTTCTATGCCGGCGCCAACGCCGAAACCATCCAGGGCTACATCACCCAGCCGCTGCAGCAGAGCCTCGCCAGCGCCGAAGGCATCGACTACATGACCTCGGTGAGCCGGCAGAACTACTCGGTGATCTCGATCTATGCGCACATCGGCGCCAACACCGATCGCCTGGTCACCGAGCTACTGTCGAAGATCGGCGAGGTGAAGACCCAGCTGCCGCCCGACGCCGAGGACCCGGTGCTGGACAAGGAAGCCGCCGACGCCTCGGCGCTGATGTACATCAGCTTCTTCAGCGAGCAGATGAACAACCCGCAGATCACCGACTACCTCTCGCGGGTGATCCAGCCCAAGCTCGCCACGCTGCCGGGCATCGCCGAGGCGGAGATCCTCGGCAACCAGGTGTTCGCCATGCGCCTGTGGCTGGACCCGGTGAAGATGGCCGCCTACGGCGTCACCGCCGGCGATGTGGCCGATGCGGTGCGCCAGTACAACTTCCTCTCCGCCGCCGGCGAGGTGAAGGGTGAGCTGGTGGTCACCTCGGTGAACGCCTCCACCGACCTGAAATCCCCGGAAGCCTTCGCCGCCATTCCGCTGAAGACCGCGGGCGATCGCCGCGTGCTGATGGGCGACGTGGCGCGCATCGAACTGGGCGCCGCCAGCTACGACGCGGTCAGCTCGTTCAACGGCATCCCCTCGGTGTACATCGGCATCAAGGGCACGCCCAGCTCCAACCCGCTGGACGTGATCAAGGAAGTCCGCGCCAAGATGCCGGAACTGGAAGAGCAGCTGCCGCCGGGTCTGCAGGTGTCCATCGCCTACGACGCCACGCGCTTCATCCAGGCGTCCATCGACGAAGTGGTGAAGACCCTGGGCGAGGCGATCCTGATCGTCATCGTCGTGGTCTTCCTGTTCCTCGGCGCGCTGCGCTCGGTGATCATCCCGGTGGTGACCATCCCGCTGTCGATGATCGGCGTGCTGTTCTTCATGCAGATGATGGGCTACTCGATCAACCTGCTGACGCTGCTGGCGATGGTGCTCGCCATCGGCCTGGTGGTGGACGACGCCATCGTGGTGGTGGAGAACATCCACCGCCACATCGAGGAGGGCAAGTCGCCGTTCCAGGGCGCCATCGAGGGCGCGCGGGAGATCGCCGTGCCGGTGGTGACCATGACCATCACCCTGGCCGCCGTGTACGCGCCCATCGGCTTCTTGAGCGGCCTGACCGGCGCGCTGTTCAAGGAATTTGCCTTCACCCTCGCCGGCGCGGTGATCATCTCCGGCATCGTCGCCCTGACCCTGTCGCCGATGATGTGCTCGCGCCTGCTGCGCCACGACGAGAATCCCAGCGGCCTGGCCCATCGCCTGGACCTCATCTTCGAAGGCCTGAAGGTGCGCTACCAGCGCCTGTTGCACGGCACGCTGAACAGCCGTCCGGTGGTCGTCGTGTTCGCCGTGCTGGTGCTGGCGATCATCCCGCTGCTGATGATGTTCACCCACAAGGAACTGGCGCCGGAGGAAGACCAGGGCATCGTCTTCCTCATGGCCAACGCGCCGCAGACGGCGAACCTCGACTACCTGTCGAAGTACACCGCCGAGTTCGAGGGCATCTTCCGCCAGTTCCCCGAGTACTATTCGGCGTTCCAGATCAACGGCTACAACGGCGTGCAGACGGGTATTGGCGGCATGCTGCTCAAGCCCTGGGACGAGCGCGAGCGCAGCCAGATGGAGCTGCTGCAGGCGGTGCAGGGCGAGCTGGACAAGATCCCCGGGCTGCAGATCTTCGGCTTCAACCTGCCGTCGCTGCCGGGCACCGGCGAGGGCCTGCCGTTCCAGTTCGTGATCAACACCGCCAGCGACTATCAGTCACTGCTGCAGGTGGCCGAGCGGGTGAAGAAGCGCGCGGAGGAGTCGGGCAAGTTCGCCTTCCTCGACCTCGACCTGGCCTTCGACAAGCCGGAGCTGGTGGTCGACATCGACCGCGCCAAGGCCGCGCAGATGGGCGTGTCGATGCAGGACCTGGGCGTTGCCCTGGGGGCGCTGCTGGGGGAAGGCGAGATCAACCGCTTCACCATCGACGGGCGCAGCTACAAGGTGATCGCCCAGGTCGAGCGCGCCTACCGCGACAACCCGGGCTGGCTGAACAACTACTACGTGAAGAGCCAGAGCGGCCAGCTGATCTCGCTGTCCACCCTGGTGACCTTCCACGAGCGCGCCCGCCCGCGCCAGCTCAACCAGTTCCAGCAGCTCAACTCGGCGATCATCTCCGGCGTGCCGATGGTCAGCATGGGCGAGGCCATCGACACGGTGCGCGGCATCGCCGAGCAGGAGTCGCCGCGCGGCTTCTCCTTCGACTACGCCGGCGCGTCGCGGCAGTTCGTGCAGGAAGGCAGCGCGCTGATGATCACCTTCGCCCTGGCGCTGGCGGTGATCTTCCTGGTGCTGGCGGCGCAGTTCGAGAGCTTCCGCGATCCGCTGGTGATCATGGTCACCGTGCCGCTGTCGATCTGCGGCGCGCTGATCCCGCTGTTCCTCGGTCTGTCGAGCCTGAACATCTATACCCAGGTGGGGCTGGTGACGCTGATCGGCTTGATCAGCAAGCACGGCATCCTCATCGTCGAGTTCGCCAACCAGCTGCGCCACGAGCGCGGATTGTCGGTGCGCGAGGCGGTGGAAGAAGCCGCGGCGATCCGCCTGCGCCCGGTGCTGATGACCACCGCCGCCATGGTGCTCGGGGTGATTCCCCTGCTGCTCGCCACCGGCGCCGGCGCGGTGAGCCGCTTCGACATCGGCATCGTCATCGCCACCGGCATGAGCGTGGGCACGCTGTTCACCCTGTTCGTGCTGCCCTGCGTGTACACGCTGCTGGCCAAGCCGGACAAGAGGCCCGCCGAAGCCCCCGCGCCGGCCACGGCGCATTGA
- a CDS encoding spinster family MFS transporter, with protein sequence MNNNNNGYPSSAVAWSTVAILMVAYVLSFIDRQILNLLVGPIRRDLEISDTQMSLLMGLSFALFYTLCGIPLGRMADSRSRRGLITVGVLIWSAMTAACGLARQYWHFLLFRVGVGVGEAALSPAAYSLIADSFPAQRRATAISVYSMGIYLGSGLAFLLGGLVIKFASAQGDVHLPVLGEVRPWQLIFLILGAAGVLFTLLMLAVKEPTRRGVGAGVVVPMSEVGAYLRANRKTVLCHNFGFACISFASYGSGAWVPTFFVRTYGWDAGHVGVVYGSIVAVFGCLGIVCGGRLADYWAKRGRTDANMRVGLLAAILAIPLSLVYPLLDSGNAAAAMMAPIVFFLSMPFGVAPAAIQEIMPNSMRGQASAIYLFVVTLLGLGIGPTAIALVTDYVFADDMALRYSLLIVSVVALLAGALLLASGLKPYRASLEHLKSWSLKGERESGAMQRQPA encoded by the coding sequence ATGAACAACAACAATAACGGCTACCCCTCCAGTGCCGTGGCCTGGTCCACGGTTGCGATCCTCATGGTCGCCTATGTGCTTTCCTTCATCGACCGGCAGATTCTCAACCTGCTGGTCGGCCCCATCCGTCGCGATCTGGAGATCAGCGACACGCAGATGAGCCTGCTGATGGGCCTCTCCTTCGCGCTGTTCTACACGCTGTGCGGCATCCCCCTCGGGCGCATGGCCGACAGCCGCAGCCGCCGCGGGCTGATCACCGTCGGCGTGCTGATCTGGAGCGCGATGACGGCCGCCTGCGGCCTGGCGCGGCAGTACTGGCACTTCCTGCTGTTCCGCGTCGGTGTCGGCGTGGGCGAGGCGGCCCTGTCGCCGGCGGCCTATTCGCTGATCGCCGACAGCTTCCCGGCGCAGCGCCGCGCCACCGCCATCAGCGTCTACTCCATGGGCATCTACCTGGGCTCGGGGCTGGCCTTCCTGCTCGGCGGGCTGGTGATCAAGTTCGCCTCCGCCCAGGGCGACGTGCATCTGCCGGTCCTCGGTGAGGTGCGCCCGTGGCAGTTGATCTTCCTGATCCTCGGCGCCGCCGGTGTGCTCTTCACCCTGCTGATGCTCGCGGTGAAGGAACCGACCCGCCGCGGCGTCGGCGCCGGCGTGGTGGTGCCGATGAGCGAAGTGGGCGCCTACCTGCGCGCCAACCGCAAGACCGTGCTGTGCCACAACTTCGGCTTCGCCTGCATCTCCTTCGCCAGCTACGGCAGCGGCGCCTGGGTGCCGACCTTCTTCGTCCGCACCTACGGTTGGGACGCCGGCCACGTCGGGGTGGTCTACGGCAGCATCGTCGCGGTGTTCGGCTGCCTGGGCATCGTCTGCGGCGGTCGCCTGGCGGACTACTGGGCCAAGCGCGGGCGCACCGATGCGAACATGCGTGTCGGCCTGCTGGCGGCCATCCTGGCCATTCCGCTGAGCCTGGTCTATCCGCTGCTGGACAGCGGCAACGCGGCGGCGGCGATGATGGCGCCCATCGTGTTCTTCCTCAGCATGCCCTTCGGCGTCGCCCCGGCGGCGATCCAGGAAATCATGCCCAACTCCATGCGCGGCCAGGCCTCGGCCATCTACCTCTTCGTCGTCACCCTGCTGGGCCTGGGCATCGGCCCGACCGCCATCGCCCTGGTGACCGACTACGTGTTCGCCGACGACATGGCGCTGCGCTACTCGCTGCTGATCGTCAGCGTGGTGGCCCTGTTGGCCGGTGCGCTGCTGCTGGCCAGCGGTCTGAAGCCCTACCGCGCCAGCCTGGAACACCTCAAGAGCTGGAGCCTGAAAGGCGAGCGCGAGAGTGGTGCGATGCAGCGCCAGCCGGCCTGA
- the hemH gene encoding ferrochelatase has translation MTQNALLLVNLGSPASTQVEDVRRYLDQFLMDPYVIDLPWPIRRLLVSLVLRKRPEESAHAYASIWWDEGSPLIVLSRRLQEAVRPFWPHGPVELAMRYGEPSIEKALLRLSQQGITQVTFAPLYPQFADSTTTTAIEEARRVMREHKLTLELKVLPPFYAEPEYRQALVDSVKPYLSQPYDHLLLSFHGLPESHIRKLVKDKGHDLTARSSKGVHEDIMAVCYRSQCLRTAEDFAAGAGLEDGRWSVSFQSRLGRNKWIEPYTEAQLDKLGAQGVKRLLVVCPAFVADCIETLEEIGQRGNEQFRAGGGEELVLVPCLNDQELWARALAKLCERTPQAI, from the coding sequence ATGACCCAAAACGCCCTCCTGCTGGTCAACCTGGGATCGCCGGCCTCCACCCAGGTCGAGGACGTGCGCCGCTACCTCGATCAGTTCCTCATGGACCCCTACGTGATCGACCTGCCGTGGCCGATCCGCCGGCTGCTGGTGTCGCTGGTGCTGCGCAAGCGCCCGGAAGAGTCCGCCCACGCCTACGCCTCGATCTGGTGGGACGAAGGCTCGCCGCTGATCGTGCTCAGCCGCCGTTTGCAGGAAGCCGTGCGGCCATTCTGGCCCCACGGTCCGGTGGAACTGGCCATGCGCTATGGCGAGCCGTCCATCGAGAAGGCGCTGCTGCGCCTGAGCCAGCAGGGCATCACCCAGGTGACCTTCGCGCCGCTCTACCCGCAGTTCGCCGACAGCACCACCACCACCGCCATCGAAGAGGCGCGCCGGGTGATGCGCGAGCACAAGCTGACGCTGGAGCTGAAGGTGCTGCCGCCGTTCTACGCCGAGCCCGAATATCGCCAGGCGCTGGTGGACAGTGTGAAGCCGTACCTTTCGCAACCCTACGACCACCTGCTGCTGAGCTTCCACGGCCTGCCCGAGTCGCACATCCGCAAGCTGGTGAAGGACAAGGGCCACGACCTTACCGCCCGTTCCAGCAAAGGCGTGCACGAGGACATCATGGCGGTCTGTTACCGTAGCCAGTGCCTGCGCACGGCCGAGGACTTCGCTGCTGGCGCCGGGCTCGAGGATGGGCGCTGGTCGGTGTCCTTCCAGTCGCGCCTGGGCCGCAACAAGTGGATCGAACCCTACACCGAGGCGCAGCTCGACAAGCTTGGCGCGCAGGGTGTGAAACGCCTGCTGGTGGTGTGCCCGGCCTTCGTCGCCGACTGCATCGAGACGCTGGAGGAAATCGGCCAGCGCGGCAACGAACAGTTCCGCGCGGGGGGTGGCGAGGAACTGGTGCTGGTGCCCTGCCTGAACGACCAGGAGCTGTGGGCGCGGGCCCTGGCGAAACTGTGCGAGCGGACGCCGCAGGCGATCTGA
- a CDS encoding TIGR01777 family oxidoreductase — MHILLTGGTGLIGRRLCRQWSAEGHQLTVLSRQPQRVASLCGESVRGIADFEAYGDGPLDAVVNLAGEPIADKPWSARRKALLWDSRVRLTERLVGWLQSRSQRPAVLINGSAVGWYGDAGERPLEENSAAAGEDFASELCLAWEQIAREAEALGVRVVLVRTGLVLAPEGGFLKRLLPPFRLGAGGRLGDGRQWMSWIHIDDQIALIDFLLRKADASGPYNACAPQPVRNRDFTQELGQALHRPTLMHVPGFALRLLLGEMSTLLLGGQRIVPRRLLDAGFAFRFPELKEALADVLRDAR, encoded by the coding sequence ATGCATATTCTCCTGACCGGCGGCACCGGCCTGATCGGCCGCCGCCTCTGCCGCCAGTGGAGCGCCGAGGGCCATCAGCTCACGGTGCTGAGCCGCCAGCCGCAGCGGGTCGCCTCGCTGTGCGGCGAGTCGGTGCGGGGCATTGCCGACTTCGAGGCCTATGGCGACGGGCCGCTGGACGCGGTGGTCAACCTGGCGGGCGAGCCAATCGCGGACAAGCCGTGGAGCGCCCGGCGCAAGGCCCTGCTGTGGGACAGCCGGGTGCGCCTGACCGAGCGCCTGGTGGGCTGGCTGCAGAGCCGCAGCCAGCGCCCGGCGGTCCTGATCAATGGCTCGGCGGTCGGCTGGTATGGTGACGCCGGCGAGCGTCCGCTGGAGGAAAACAGCGCGGCGGCCGGCGAGGATTTCGCCAGTGAGCTGTGCCTGGCCTGGGAGCAGATTGCCCGCGAGGCCGAGGCCCTGGGCGTTCGCGTGGTGCTGGTGCGTACCGGGCTGGTGCTGGCGCCCGAAGGCGGTTTCCTCAAGCGTCTGCTGCCGCCATTCCGCCTGGGCGCCGGCGGGCGGCTCGGGGATGGCCGGCAGTGGATGTCCTGGATTCATATCGACGATCAAATCGCCCTGATCGATTTTCTTTTGCGCAAGGCGGATGCCAGCGGTCCCTATAATGCGTGCGCGCCGCAGCCGGTGCGCAACCGCGACTTCACCCAGGAACTGGGCCAGGCGCTGCACCGGCCGACGCTGATGCACGTGCCGGGCTTTGCCTTGCGCCTGTTGCTGGGCGAGATGTCGACGCTGCTGCTGGGCGGCCAGCGCATCGTGCCGCGCCGCCTGCTGGACGCCGGCTTCGCGTTCCGCTTCCCGGAGCTCAAGGAAGCGCTGGCCGACGTACTGCGCGACGCTCGCTGA
- a CDS encoding NAD(P)/FAD-dependent oxidoreductase: MSAPIAIIGTGIAGLSAAHALQAAGQDVQLFDKGHGSGGRMASKRSEAGALDLGAQYFTARDRRFLDAVQQWREHGWVAEWDPALYQYRDGELSPSPDEQPRWVGTPRMSAITRALLQDVVVTFTCRITEVYRGEEHWHLQDSEGQTHGPFSRVLVATPAPQAAALLASAPKLAAAAASIAMEPTWAVALAFREPLDTPVQGCFVHEGPLSWLASNHSKPGRDEQLDTWVLHAASGWSKQHIDLPKESVIEHLRGAFAELIGCAVHAPDFALAHRWLYARPMEAHQFGALADADLGIYACGDWCLSGRVEGAWLSGQEAARRLLEHL, encoded by the coding sequence ATGAGCGCCCCCATTGCCATCATTGGCACCGGTATCGCCGGACTCTCGGCCGCCCACGCCCTGCAAGCCGCCGGACAGGACGTCCAGCTCTTCGACAAGGGCCACGGCAGCGGCGGCCGGATGGCCAGCAAGCGCAGCGAAGCCGGCGCCCTGGATCTCGGTGCGCAGTACTTCACCGCCCGCGACCGGCGCTTTCTCGACGCCGTGCAGCAGTGGCGCGAGCACGGCTGGGTCGCCGAATGGGACCCGGCCCTGTACCAGTACCGCGACGGAGAACTGAGCCCCTCCCCCGACGAACAGCCCCGCTGGGTCGGTACCCCGCGCATGAGCGCGATCACCCGCGCCTTGCTGCAGGACGTCGTCGTCACCTTCACCTGCCGTATCACCGAGGTGTACCGCGGCGAGGAACACTGGCACCTGCAGGACTCCGAGGGCCAGACCCACGGCCCGTTCAGCCGCGTGCTGGTGGCCACCCCGGCGCCCCAGGCCGCGGCCCTGCTGGCCAGCGCGCCGAAGCTCGCCGCGGCTGCCGCGAGCATTGCCATGGAACCGACCTGGGCCGTCGCCCTGGCCTTCCGCGAGCCGCTGGATACCCCCGTGCAAGGCTGCTTCGTGCACGAGGGCCCGCTGTCCTGGCTGGCCAGCAACCACTCCAAGCCGGGCCGCGACGAGCAGTTGGACACCTGGGTGCTGCACGCCGCCAGCGGCTGGAGCAAACAGCACATCGACCTGCCCAAGGAAAGCGTGATCGAGCACCTGCGCGGTGCTTTCGCCGAGCTGATCGGCTGCGCCGTGCACGCCCCCGACTTCGCCCTCGCCCACCGCTGGCTGTACGCACGGCCGATGGAAGCGCACCAGTTCGGCGCCCTCGCCGATGCCGACCTGGGGATCTACGCCTGCGGCGACTGGTGTCTCTCCGGCCGCGTCGAAGGCGCGTGGCTGAGTGGCCAGGAAGCCGCCCGCCGGTTGCTCGAACACCTCTGA
- a CDS encoding YbgA family protein: MSHSPSRPKLGISACLLGEPVRYNGGHKASRLCLEVLSRYFDFVPVCPEVAIGLGTPRPTLRLVGEHDDPRALILREGGRDVSDALRDYGRQQAGAMQDICGYIFMQQSPSCGLHRVKLYRIDGQPRPPGVRGLYAETFCAARPALPVEEEGRLNDPVIRENFLTRVFAYAAWQHLVEKGLTRHAVIGFHSRYKYQLMAHNPRQYSELGRRLAKIGEQPLEAFAPDYFRDFMQALGSCATRGTHSNVLQHLAGYLKHELPSSEKAEMQRLIDQYREGVIPLVVPLTLLKHYFRLHPHPYIDAQAYLQPHPEGLSLRNAI; encoded by the coding sequence ATGTCTCACTCTCCGTCACGACCCAAGCTCGGCATCAGCGCCTGCCTGCTGGGCGAGCCGGTGCGCTACAACGGCGGGCACAAGGCCTCGCGCCTGTGCCTGGAGGTGCTCAGCCGCTACTTCGATTTCGTGCCGGTGTGCCCGGAAGTCGCCATCGGCCTGGGGACCCCGCGCCCGACCCTGCGCCTGGTCGGCGAGCACGACGATCCGCGCGCGCTGATCCTGCGCGAAGGCGGCCGCGACGTCAGCGACGCCCTGCGCGACTATGGCCGCCAGCAGGCCGGAGCGATGCAGGACATCTGCGGCTACATCTTCATGCAGCAGTCGCCCTCCTGCGGCCTGCACCGGGTGAAGCTCTACCGCATCGACGGCCAGCCACGCCCGCCGGGCGTGCGCGGGCTGTATGCGGAAACCTTCTGCGCGGCGCGCCCGGCGTTGCCGGTGGAAGAGGAAGGCCGGCTCAATGACCCGGTGATCCGCGAGAACTTCCTCACCCGCGTGTTCGCCTACGCCGCCTGGCAGCACCTCGTCGAAAAGGGCCTGACCCGCCACGCGGTGATCGGCTTCCACTCGCGCTACAAGTACCAGCTGATGGCGCATAACCCGCGGCAGTACAGCGAACTGGGCCGCCGCCTGGCGAAGATCGGCGAACAGCCGCTGGAGGCGTTCGCCCCGGACTACTTCCGCGACTTCATGCAGGCGCTCGGCAGTTGCGCCACCCGCGGCACCCACAGCAACGTGCTGCAGCACCTGGCCGGCTATCTCAAGCACGAACTGCCTTCCAGCGAGAAAGCCGAGATGCAGCGCCTGATCGACCAGTACCGCGAAGGCGTGATCCCGCTGGTGGTGCCGCTGACGCTGCTCAAGCACTACTTCCGCCTGCACCCGCACCCCTACATCGATGCCCAGGCCTACCTGCAACCGCACCCCGAAGGCCTGAGCCTGCGCAATGCCATCTGA
- a CDS encoding MerR family transcriptional regulator, whose product MNPDHPHRDSDDDYRQALAEGWLPIRDVSRRTGVNPVTLRAWERRYGLVVPQRTPKGHRLYSEAQIARIQEILTWLGRGVAVSKIRALLDEDMPPPAEAGSSPWDDLRQQCIAAVGRINERQLDDLFNGALAIYPALTLCEQLMLPLLDELERRWQGQFGAQLERVFFHTWLRTKFGTRLYHHNRQQRGAPLLLVNQSDLPLEPGVWLTAWLASSAGFPLEIFDWPLPPGELALAVERLQPRAVLLYASCTLNLPQLSRLLAGVDCPRLLVGPATAIHPEALQEQVSTDEPLHLASDPVAAFGLLRELHLINGEAP is encoded by the coding sequence ATGAACCCCGACCACCCACACCGCGACTCGGACGACGACTATCGCCAGGCCCTGGCCGAAGGCTGGCTGCCGATCCGCGACGTCTCCCGGCGCACTGGCGTCAACCCGGTCACGCTGCGCGCCTGGGAGCGCCGCTACGGCCTGGTCGTGCCGCAGCGCACGCCCAAGGGCCACCGTCTCTACTCCGAGGCGCAGATCGCGCGCATCCAGGAGATCCTCACCTGGCTGGGCCGGGGGGTGGCGGTGAGCAAGATCCGCGCGCTGCTCGACGAAGACATGCCGCCGCCGGCCGAAGCCGGCAGCTCGCCCTGGGACGACCTGCGCCAGCAGTGCATCGCCGCCGTCGGCCGGATCAACGAGCGGCAGCTGGACGACCTGTTCAACGGCGCGCTGGCGATCTACCCCGCGCTGACGCTCTGCGAGCAACTGATGCTGCCGCTGCTCGACGAGCTGGAGCGGCGCTGGCAGGGCCAGTTCGGTGCGCAGCTGGAGCGGGTGTTCTTCCACACCTGGCTGCGCACCAAGTTCGGCACCCGTCTCTACCACCACAACCGGCAGCAGCGCGGCGCCCCGCTGCTGCTGGTGAACCAGTCCGACCTTCCGCTGGAGCCGGGGGTGTGGCTCACCGCGTGGCTGGCCAGCAGCGCCGGTTTCCCGCTGGAGATCTTCGACTGGCCCCTGCCACCCGGCGAGTTGGCGCTGGCGGTGGAACGCCTGCAACCACGCGCCGTGCTGCTGTACGCCAGCTGCACGCTGAACCTGCCCCAGCTGTCCCGGCTGCTGGCCGGCGTCGATTGCCCGCGGCTGCTGGTCGGCCCTGCCACCGCCATTCACCCCGAGGCCTTGCAGGAACAGGTCAGCACCGACGAGCCACTGCACCTGGCGAGCGATCCGGTCGCCGCCTTCGGCCTGCTGCGTGAACTGCACCTGATCAACGGGGAAGCCCCATGA
- the phrB gene encoding deoxyribodipyrimidine photo-lyase has protein sequence MKRQLVWLRTDLRLRDNSALHAAAERGPVIALYLLSPGQWLEHDDAPCKVDFWLRNLRELKAGLDTLHIPLLIRTAPRWDDAPNLISQLCQELGIETVHVNEEYGINEAARDAAVQKALASDGIHLRSHLDQLFFTPGTILTKGGTYFQVYSQFRKVCYERLNLGVPSLVPAPRAQQELNLVSDEVPRQVEGFAIPPAALRNEWPAGEDAAHERIALFTDEILGNYQDTRDFPARDGTSRLSPYLAAGVVSPRQCLHAALANNHGEFETGNSGAVSWINELLWREFYKHILVGFPRVSRHRAFREDTEQLRWRQDTADLENWQQGRTGFPIIDAAMRQLLATGWMHNRLRMVVAMFLSKNLLIDWREGERWFMRHLIDGDLAANNGGWQWSASTGTDAAPYFRIFNPISQSERFDPDGRFIRRWVPELARLQDKAVHDPSKLGLFGVEGYPQPMCDLSATRDRALEAFKSLSASR, from the coding sequence ATGAAACGCCAACTCGTCTGGCTGCGCACCGACCTGCGCCTGCGCGACAACAGCGCCCTGCACGCCGCCGCCGAGCGCGGCCCGGTGATCGCTCTGTACCTGCTCAGCCCTGGCCAGTGGCTCGAGCACGACGATGCCCCCTGCAAGGTCGACTTCTGGCTGCGCAACCTGCGCGAGCTGAAGGCGGGCCTCGACACGCTGCATATTCCGTTGCTGATCCGCACCGCGCCGCGCTGGGACGACGCGCCGAACCTCATCAGCCAGCTGTGCCAGGAACTGGGCATCGAGACCGTGCACGTCAACGAGGAATACGGAATCAACGAAGCCGCCCGCGATGCCGCCGTGCAGAAGGCCCTGGCCAGCGATGGCATCCACCTGCGCAGCCACCTGGACCAGCTGTTCTTCACTCCCGGCACGATCCTCACCAAGGGCGGCACCTACTTCCAGGTCTACAGCCAGTTCCGCAAGGTCTGCTACGAACGCCTGAACCTGGGCGTCCCCAGCCTGGTCCCGGCACCCCGCGCGCAGCAGGAGCTGAACCTCGTCAGCGACGAGGTGCCCCGGCAGGTGGAAGGATTCGCCATACCGCCCGCCGCGCTGCGCAACGAATGGCCCGCTGGCGAGGACGCGGCCCATGAGCGCATCGCCCTGTTCACCGATGAGATTCTCGGCAATTACCAGGACACCCGCGACTTCCCCGCCCGCGACGGCACCAGTCGCCTCTCGCCGTACCTGGCCGCCGGCGTGGTGTCGCCCCGGCAGTGCCTGCACGCGGCGCTGGCGAACAACCACGGCGAGTTCGAAACGGGTAACAGCGGCGCGGTCAGCTGGATCAACGAGCTGCTCTGGCGCGAGTTCTACAAGCACATCCTGGTCGGCTTCCCCCGCGTAAGCCGGCATCGCGCCTTCCGCGAGGACACCGAGCAGCTCAGGTGGCGCCAGGACACGGCGGACCTGGAAAACTGGCAACAGGGCCGCACCGGCTTCCCCATCATCGACGCCGCCATGCGCCAGCTGCTGGCCACCGGCTGGATGCACAACCGGCTGCGCATGGTGGTGGCGATGTTCCTCAGCAAGAATCTGCTGATCGACTGGCGCGAGGGCGAACGCTGGTTCATGCGCCACCTGATCGACGGCGACCTCGCGGCCAACAACGGAGGCTGGCAGTGGAGCGCCTCCACCGGCACCGACGCCGCGCCGTACTTCCGCATCTTCAACCCGATCTCGCAGTCCGAGCGCTTCGATCCGGATGGCCGCTTCATCCGCCGCTGGGTGCCGGAACTGGCCAGGCTGCAGGACAAGGCGGTGCATGATCCGTCGAAGCTCGGGCTGTTCGGCGTAGAGGGTTATCCACAGCCGATGTGTGACCTGTCGGCAACGCGGGACCGGGCGCTGGAGGCGTTCAAGAGTCTTTCGGCCAGCCGCTGA